One segment of Shewanella piezotolerans WP3 DNA contains the following:
- a CDS encoding helix-turn-helix domain-containing protein: MAEQVNTSLNSAATNPNKCTQSATEARHSNATTTPEMRRFIQESDFSVSQLSKVLNISEATVRKWRKRDSIENTPNTPHHLNTTLTPLQEYVVVGLRYQLKMPLDRLLTATQKFINPNVSRSGLARCLKRYGVSRVSDIESPDVPMRYFNQLPITQGSDVQTYTLHYETLAKTLALPSTGADNVVQVVSLTIPPQLTDEQPSSILLGIDPHSDWIYLDIYQDGNTQATNRYMAYVLKHGPFHLRKLLVSNYHSFIERFPGATQNRRTSTDKPKTNNKTPECQASTGDS, translated from the coding sequence ATGGCAGAGCAAGTTAACACAAGCTTAAATTCGGCAGCGACTAATCCGAATAAGTGTACGCAAAGCGCGACAGAAGCTCGGCACAGTAATGCAACCACGACTCCCGAGATGCGTCGATTCATTCAAGAATCGGACTTCAGCGTGAGTCAACTTTCTAAAGTGCTGAACATTAGCGAAGCCACTGTACGCAAATGGCGTAAGCGCGATTCGATTGAAAACACGCCAAATACGCCCCACCACCTCAATACCACGCTAACGCCGCTGCAAGAATATGTCGTCGTCGGTTTGAGGTACCAGCTAAAAATGCCACTCGATAGATTATTGACTGCTACACAGAAATTTATTAACCCCAATGTTTCACGCTCTGGCTTAGCAAGATGTTTAAAGCGCTATGGTGTTTCGCGAGTTAGCGATATTGAAAGTCCTGATGTACCAATGCGCTACTTTAACCAACTGCCGATAACCCAAGGCAGTGATGTACAAACCTATACCTTGCACTATGAAACACTGGCAAAAACCCTAGCTTTGCCAAGCACGGGTGCAGACAATGTGGTTCAGGTGGTTTCATTGACGATCCCACCACAGTTAACCGATGAGCAACCCAGTTCAATCCTGCTTGGTATTGACCCCCATAGTGACTGGATATATCTCGATATCTATCAAGACGGTAATACCCAAGCAACCAACAGATACATGGCCTATGTACTTAAACATGGGCCGTTTCACTTACGAAAGTTACTCGTCAGTAACTATCACAGTTTTATAGAGCGCTTTCCTGGTGCGACGCAAAATCGCCGCACCTCTACAGACAAGCCTAAAACAAACAACAAGACGCCTGAATGCCAGGCATCCACTGGAGACTCATAA